CCATCCCGAACACGGCCGTTAAGCTCCTCAGCGCCTATGGTACTGCGCGGGAAACCGCGTGGAAGAGTCGGTCGCTGCCAGCCCAATCCTCCCACCACAAGCCGGTCCCCTACTCTGACCGGCTTTTCTCGTGCCAAGGCCACAAACGACATGCTGCCAACACCCGATGCTGACAAGATATCCTGGGAACCGCTTCTCGCGGCCTTTCAAACCTTTAAGCCGGACGCCGAATGGCTGGGGTTTAACCCACACGCCTTTGAAGCAGCTCTGTTGATTCCCCCATTGCCTTTCGTTGAGGCTCTCCTCAAACGGCGTTCCTCGCAGGAGAATGAAGACGGACACCCCGCCCGAGTTCGTGCCCTCTACGCCTTTTTGCTGGAACGGCGTTATGAAGAAAAACTCAATCTCCTGTACTTTGCCTTTGACGTCTGGGACGATACGTCACCCCTTCCCAGTGAGGTGATCGCTCGAACGCCTTTTCCCCACGAAGACGGCCTTCCGGCATTTCGTTACGCCGTTTAGGGAAAGGGCCTTTGAAGCCGAATGATCTGTTTTCTATGGAGTCTTGTCACGATGGTTCGATGCGCCACGGTGCTCAAGGTTGCCACGGGGCGGGCTTTCGTGGTTGTGGAAAGCGGCGGGCTAAACTGTCCCACATGCTCTGCTCGCGGCGCTTGCACGCCGCCGCGCTCACGACAAGCGAAGCGCCCTTTGGAAGTTTTGGACCCCATAGGGGTTCGCGTGGGAGAGAGGGTAGAAATTCTGTTTCCCGCCAAGTCCTTGTGGACGCTTTCGGTTCTTTTCTTTGGGCTTCCCGCAGGGGCCGTGCTGTTCGGAAGCGTTTGGGCTTCCCTGGTGGGATGGACGTCCACGGCGGCATGCGTCATGAGCGCCTGCGCGGCTCTCGGCCTCGCTCTGGTTTTAAGTACTTTGATTTATCGAAAAATAAACCGCGGGGAGGAAGGCTTTCCGACGATTGTGCGGATCGTCACGGCCATGGCGCCGACTTTACAAGACCCAAGAACACCTGGTCGTGCCGACGGAGAATTTAGGAGCGTGTCTAAAATGAGCCCATGATTTCAAAGGACTCCATGACGCGTTCTTTTGTGGAAGCGCCGCAAGACGCCGTGATTTTTGCAGAGCAAAGCGGCGCGACCCAATCATCTCGATGACTTGGCCACGATGGCGATCAAGGTCTCAAAACATCACGTGGGCCGCCGATTTTTCGAGGGAATGGCCGCCCGGGCTAGGGTGTCGCAGATTTCGTTTTCCCGATGGCCTACATGCCCCGCGATCCAGTGCCATGCCACTCGATGCTTTTGAACTAGGCGATCCAGTGCCTCCCATAGATCTTTATTCTTTACAGGTTCCTTGCGACTGGTCTTCCAGCCGTTTTTCTTCCACTTGTGGATCCACTGGGTCATGCCCTTTTGCAGATACTGGGAATCGGTATAAAGCACCACATGGCACGGCTCCTTCAAGGCCTTGAGCGCTTCCACGACGGCGGTCAGTTCCATCTGGTTGCTGGTGGTCCACGGTGATGAGCCGCTTAGGGTCTTCTCGTGACCCTGATAACGCAACAGCGCAGCCCAGCCTCCGGGCCCTGGATTGCCCGAACATGCCCCGTCGGTGAAAATTTCCACGGTTTTCATGGGATGCTTTGTATCATTCAAAGCCATGGGCGTTCTTGAAAGCCTCATCAAAGGGAGCGCCGTGTATCCTTGCGCGTTTCTCAATTGGGGGCGGCGTTGAACTGGCCCGTTTCGTGCTCATGGCGGTTTTAGGACGCGCGCAGTCGGTGGCGAACGAACCTGGCATAAGCCATGGGGGTCTTTTTCTTCACCACGGTTTTTAGGCGTTCCAAAGGGATTTCCGCCCGCGCCGCCGCTCGATGGCCTCCGGCGCTGCCCCAGGCGCCAAAGGCATTTTGCACGCTTCGGCCGGCGTTCTTGCGGTAGCCGTCGTTGCGCACAATGACCACGAGGGTGTTGTCCACAACAGAACTGACGATGCTCCAAGAGATGTCATGGACTTTGAGCAGAAAGTCAGCCAAGATGACCAAGATGTCGGCGGAAGGAACCAGAGGCAGATGGGTGTAGATGCGATCTTTGACCACCGTCTTGTTCTTGATGGCTTCGCAAAAATAGGTCAAATCCTTGAGGGACAGGTCGGAGATTTCGATCTTGCGCAGTGTCCCTTGGTACACTTTGTCGTAGAGATAGTGGAACGCTCGAACGTCTTCTTCGCGGCTCTGGCGCTCGAAGTTTCGAGTGTCCGTTTTGATGCCGTAAATGAGTGCCGTGGCCAGGGTTTTGGATGGTTTGATCTTGGCGGCCTTGAGGTATTCCGTGAGGATCGTGGAGGTGGCTCCGTACTCGGGTCGAATGTCCACAAAGGGAATCTCCGGCAGTGCTGTGATGGGATGGTGGTCGATGACCAGGGAGTAGTCGAACTTTTGAAAGAATTCGTTATGGGTCGGCTGGCCGTCCACCAGGAAAAAGCGATTGAACTCGTCAAGCTTCTTGTCCTCAAGAAGCACAAGGGGAAGTTTGAGCAGGCGAACCATGGTTAGGTTGTTCAGTCGACGAATGGGTCGAATGATACCGACGGTGGTGGAATAGACACGGCGCCATAGCAGCCGTTTCAGGGCAAAGGCGGCGGCGATGGAATCCGGGTCCGGATCGATCGTGATGAGGATGCGGTCTTTGCTCTGCACCAAGCTATAGAGGCGCTGCAGAGCGTCCTTTCGAGAGCGAGGTCTTAAGGATGCGGAAAATCCCGGAGGCTTATTGGGCGCCATGGAAGCCGTGCCGCTTAGGTCTTTGGATAGAGAAGAAAAAAGGGGTGGCGAACCACCCCTTGAAACTTTCGTGGAGCGGGAAACGGGATTCGAACCCGCGACTTCGACCTTGGCAAGGTCGCACTCTACCACTGAGTTATTCCCGCTCAGCCCTCAAGCGGATCTTTAGCCAAGAACCGGGACAATGTCAAGGAAAAATTTCCACTAACGTCCGATAATGTATATTATGTAAACCAAAAAGCGAGGGCGTCATGGTCACCGGAATTGTCTATCATCCCAGTTTCAGTCGCCGCAGTTACCTCACCCAGGGATCGCGACTTCAGGATTTTCCTCAAGCTCTCCAACCCCTGCTGCAGGATGCGCGCTTTGTGCTCATGGAATCCCCGCCCATTTCTGAAGAATGGATTTTGAAAGTGCACAGCCGCGAGCTTTTGGATGGCGTGATGCGGGATACGCTCTGTTCCACAGCGTGGCATTCCGCCGGCGGTGTGGTGTTGGGGGCCGAAAAGATCGCTTTGGGGGAAATCCGCAACGCTTTTGCGTTCATCGGGGCCGGGGGTCATCACAGCGGTCGGGATTTTTTTGGAGGCTACTGCTGTTTCAACGACGTGGTGCTGGCCATCACAGTGTTGCGGGAGCGCCATGGGTTGCGCCGTTTTGCCATTTTGGACACGGACGCGCATCACGGTGACGGCACAAGAGACCTGGTGCGCCACGATCCGGATGTGCTTCACGTGTGTTTGTGCTACAGTGCCTACGAATCCCCGGACGGCACCAAGGTGGATGTACCCGTGCCGGGTGGCCCTATTATGTGGCGGGTGTTTGAAGGCGTAAAGGATGAGCCGTCCGGCCTCGAAACGGACACGGATCGCCGCTATTACGAAACGGCGCGAAGATCTTTTTATGAACGGTGCCTGAATTTTCAGCCCGAGCTCATCTTTTGGTATTTTGGTTTCGATACGCACCGCGGGGATTACGGAGACATTGGATTGAGCCGCGCAGCGTACCTGCTCATCGCCCGCATGATGAAAGAACTAGCGGAAAAGACTTGCGCAGGGCGCCTGGAAGTGGTCTTGGGTGGCGGCTCGCGCAGTGACATTGCCCGCCACTGCATTCCCCCCATCATTGCCATTTTGGGAGGGCTTAACCCATGAGCCGGCGTGTGCCTCTTAAGACCCTGGCCAAGATTTTGACCACCATGGCTTGCGCGTCACCCCACGAGTACGGCCTCTTTTGGGACGACGACGGCACCATGCCGTGGAAGGAATTTTATTGGGCTTTGCTGGAGGATCCTCGGCTGCGTTTCGTCCGCGAATCCACTCTAAAGGAGCTGACTCTCTTAGGGTACACCCTACCCTTTGTCCTGGATGGGTCGCGCTTGCGTCGGATCGCCGACGCTTCGCCCGCTCGGCCATACCCTTGCGTGGACCCTCCAGATCGCCTGTACACGGGCATTCGCCCTCGGCACCTTGCCGCTGTGCGCGCAGAAGGCCTTCGAGCCCTGCACCGATCCTATGTTCCTCTGTGGGCGAATCAAGGCACCGCGGAACGCATGGCTCGGCGCCGCGTGGCCCGGCCTTTGGTGTTGGAGATTCGAGCTCGAGAAGCCCATGAGGCTGGCGGAGTGTTTTATCAGGCCGGGGAAGATTTTTTTCTGGCTAGGGCTGTGGATGCGGCTCATGTGGTGTTTCCCATGATTGCCCTTGAGGAGACGAAGGGAAAAGAGCCGGAGGCTCAGCCGCCCCGTCGCCCGGCACCTTTTGCTTCCAAGCAGGAGGTTCGCGCCGATTTCGGTTCCTTTCGTCTGGAAGCTCATCACCTGCAGGGGCTCTTTTCGGACCGAGGGCTTCAAGGACCCCGCACCAAGGCCTCTTCGGGAAAGAAAGGCTCTAAGAAGGATGGGAGCTGGAAAAAGGCTGCGCGCAAGGAACGGCGCAAGCGCGAAGTGTGATTCCTTTGCCCTACCCTGCTCTGCCCCGGGTGAGGATCTTGGGGAGAGACATGGAGAATTCCCGACTCGCTTCGCATGAACAATGGGGCGTTACGCACTCGTTGGGATCGGATTTGTCGCCGGAGCCCATAGGGAACGATGGTTGTGGCGTCGTTGCCCCTTTGAGTGTTAGGTTAAGCGCCACCCAGGTAGGCCTTTTGGACGTCGGGATTGGCGAGAAGTCCCTGGGCCGAGTCTTCCAGCACGATGCGGCCCACTTCCAGCACGTAGCCTCGATGGGCCAGCTTGAGGGCTGCTCGAGCGTTTTGTTCCACCAAGACGATGGTGACGCCCGACGCGTTGATGTTCCGAATAGTTTGAAAGATGGTTTTCACAAGAAGCGGAGCCAAGCCCAGACTGGGCTCATCCAGCAGCAGAATTCGCGGCTGACTCATGAGCCCTCGCGCGATGGCCAGCATCTGTTGTTCCCCGCCGCTCAAAGTGCCGGCCAGTTGTCGGCGCCTTTCCGCCAAAATGGGAAACAGTTCGTAGATCCAATCCAGAGTCTGGTGAATGCGGGCCGTGTCGTTTCGCGTAAAGGCTCCAAGATTCAGATTTTCCTGAACCGTGAGGGTGCCAAAGATGCGGCGCCCTTCCGGCACGTGGGCCACTCCTCGGCGCACCACTTCGTGAGGCGGTAGTTTATGAAGGGGTGCACCTTCCAGCATCACCGCTCCTTTCGACGGCTTAACCAGGCTGCTAATGGTGAGCAAAGTGGTCGACTTTCCGGCACCGTTGGCACCGAGAATGGTTACGATTTCCCCAGGGTTTACCGTGATCTGGATGCCGTGCAGCACCTCGATTTGGCCGTACTTCACATGAAGATCCACGAGCTGAAGCATTTCAGTCTTCTTCCGTCCCCAGGTAGGCTTCGATGACGCGAGGGTTTGCTTTGATTTCCCAGGGTGTGCCTTCGGCGATGCAGGACCCGTGTTCGAGAACCACGATCTTTTCGGACACTCGCATGACCAGGTTCATGTCGTGTTCGATGAGCAGCACCGTGATGCCGCGGGATCGAATTCTTCGAATCAGTTCGATGAGGGCTTCCGTTTCCTGTTCATTCATGCCGCCCGCGGGTTCGTCCAGGATAAGGAGCTTAGGCTGCGTGGCCAGAGCTCGAGCCACTTCCAGGAGCCTTTGGTTGCCATAGGAAAGGTTCTTGGCCGGCTGCAAAGGGTTCTTGTCAAGTCCAACAAAAGCAAGGGCGTTCATGGCTTGCTCTAGAGCTTCTTTTTCTTCCCGCCGATGCCGCCCCAGGCCCAGCATGGCCGCAAAGGCGCCGGAGCGCATACGGCAGTGGCATCCCGCCAACACATTTTCCAGAACGGAGAGACTCTGAAACAAGCGAATGGTTTGAAAAGTTCGACCGATGCCGAGGCCGATGATGCGATGGGTGCGCAAGCCCAGCAGCGAGGTGTTGTTAAAGAGGATTTCTCCCTGATCCGGTTGATAGATGCCTGTGATCAGGTTAAAGACCGTGGTTTTTCCGGCGCCGTTAGGCCCAATGAGGCCCACGATGCTGCCAACATTTACGTCAAATGAGACGTTGTGGACCGCTGTGAGGCCGCCAAAGGACTTGGTCAAACGCCGAAGACGCAGCAAACTCACGCCGATTCCTCCGCCAAGTGTCGGTCTGGCACGGTGTAACGGCGCGGCCGAGCTGGAAGAATCCCCCCGGTGCGAAAGATCATCATGGCAATCATGGCGGCCCCAAAAATCATCATGCGCGCATTGGTAAAGCCTCGAAACACTTCGGGCAATCCCACGACGAGAAAGGCTCCCAGAAGCACTCCTGGAATACTTCCGGATCCGCCCAAAATAATCAGTGTGAACATGATCACCGATTCCCAGAAGCTGAACGATTCCGGTGCAATAATGGTCATTTTGGCCGCATAAATGTTGCCCACCATGCCCGCCCAGGCCGCTCCAAGGACAAAGGCC
The Desulfosoma caldarium genome window above contains:
- a CDS encoding SoxR reducing system RseC family protein, giving the protein MVRCATVLKVATGRAFVVVESGGLNCPTCSARGACTPPRSRQAKRPLEVLDPIGVRVGERVEILFPAKSLWTLSVLFFGLPAGAVLFGSVWASLVGWTSTAACVMSACAALGLALVLSTLIYRKINRGEEGFPTIVRIVTAMAPTLQDPRTPGRADGEFRSVSKMSP
- a CDS encoding ABC transporter ATP-binding protein, translated to MSLLRLRRLTKSFGGLTAVHNVSFDVNVGSIVGLIGPNGAGKTTVFNLITGIYQPDQGEILFNNTSLLGLRTHRIIGLGIGRTFQTIRLFQSLSVLENVLAGCHCRMRSGAFAAMLGLGRHRREEKEALEQAMNALAFVGLDKNPLQPAKNLSYGNQRLLEVARALATQPKLLILDEPAGGMNEQETEALIELIRRIRSRGITVLLIEHDMNLVMRVSEKIVVLEHGSCIAEGTPWEIKANPRVIEAYLGTEED
- a CDS encoding DHH family phosphoesterase, whose translation is MAPNKPPGFSASLRPRSRKDALQRLYSLVQSKDRILITIDPDPDSIAAAFALKRLLWRRVYSTTVGIIRPIRRLNNLTMVRLLKLPLVLLEDKKLDEFNRFFLVDGQPTHNEFFQKFDYSLVIDHHPITALPEIPFVDIRPEYGATSTILTEYLKAAKIKPSKTLATALIYGIKTDTRNFERQSREEDVRAFHYLYDKVYQGTLRKIEISDLSLKDLTYFCEAIKNKTVVKDRIYTHLPLVPSADILVILADFLLKVHDISWSIVSSVVDNTLVVIVRNDGYRKNAGRSVQNAFGAWGSAGGHRAAARAEIPLERLKTVVKKKTPMAYARFVRHRLRAS
- a CDS encoding ABC transporter ATP-binding protein, with protein sequence MLQLVDLHVKYGQIEVLHGIQITVNPGEIVTILGANGAGKSTTLLTISSLVKPSKGAVMLEGAPLHKLPPHEVVRRGVAHVPEGRRIFGTLTVQENLNLGAFTRNDTARIHQTLDWIYELFPILAERRRQLAGTLSGGEQQMLAIARGLMSQPRILLLDEPSLGLAPLLVKTIFQTIRNINASGVTIVLVEQNARAALKLAHRGYVLEVGRIVLEDSAQGLLANPDVQKAYLGGA
- a CDS encoding arginase family protein, producing MVTGIVYHPSFSRRSYLTQGSRLQDFPQALQPLLQDARFVLMESPPISEEWILKVHSRELLDGVMRDTLCSTAWHSAGGVVLGAEKIALGEIRNAFAFIGAGGHHSGRDFFGGYCCFNDVVLAITVLRERHGLRRFAILDTDAHHGDGTRDLVRHDPDVLHVCLCYSAYESPDGTKVDVPVPGGPIMWRVFEGVKDEPSGLETDTDRRYYETARRSFYERCLNFQPELIFWYFGFDTHRGDYGDIGLSRAAYLLIARMMKELAEKTCAGRLEVVLGGGSRSDIARHCIPPIIAILGGLNP
- a CDS encoding RNA 2'-phosphotransferase family protein translates to MSRRVPLKTLAKILTTMACASPHEYGLFWDDDGTMPWKEFYWALLEDPRLRFVRESTLKELTLLGYTLPFVLDGSRLRRIADASPARPYPCVDPPDRLYTGIRPRHLAAVRAEGLRALHRSYVPLWANQGTAERMARRRVARPLVLEIRAREAHEAGGVFYQAGEDFFLARAVDAAHVVFPMIALEETKGKEPEAQPPRRPAPFASKQEVRADFGSFRLEAHHLQGLFSDRGLQGPRTKASSGKKGSKKDGSWKKAARKERRKREV
- the rnhA gene encoding ribonuclease HI; this translates as MKTVEIFTDGACSGNPGPGGWAALLRYQGHEKTLSGSSPWTTSNQMELTAVVEALKALKEPCHVVLYTDSQYLQKGMTQWIHKWKKNGWKTSRKEPVKNKDLWEALDRLVQKHRVAWHWIAGHVGHRENEICDTLARAAIPSKNRRPT